The following nucleotide sequence is from Streptomyces sp. HUAS CB01.
ACGCGGCACGGCTCTACGGGCTGGTCCCGGCGGAGCCGTGACCCGCAACGGCCGGCCCGGCCCACCGAGGCGAGTGCGGCTCGGCCGAGGACCGGACCGCACGCCTTCCGCCGGGACGTGCGTCCGCCCCGCGTAGGTGGTCCGTCGTGCCGGTACGGCGCGGGCGGCCGGGGCGGCCCGGCCGCAGTGGCACGACGGACCGCGACCGGACCATGCGCCCGTCAGTCGTCCGGGTCGGCGCGCTCCAGCGCCGGGCGCGGCGCGGGGCGGGACTCCGTCAGGAGGTAGTCCGCCGCAGAGGTGTCGGTGACCAGGCTGGTCACCAGCCCGGACCGGAGGACCGCCCCGATCGCCGCCGCCTTGCGCTGACCCCCGGCGATGGCGACCACCTCGGGAATGCGCCGCAGCCGGTCGGCCTCGACGGTGATGCAGCGTTCGCCCAGGTCACGGCCGACGCGTCTGCCGTCGGCGTCGAACAGGTGGGCGGACATCTCAGCCGCGACGCCGAGCGAGGCGTAGTGCGCCCGCTCCTCGTCGCTCAGCATGTCGTGCACCGTCGAGATACCGGGCTCCCACGAGCCGATCGAGACACAGGCGACCGTGACCTTGTCGAAGTACTCGAAGGCCCGGGCGATGCCCGTCTGGTTCCTCAGTGCGGCCGCCGTCGCCGGGTCCGGCAGCAGCATCGGCGCGTAGATCGGATGCGCCTCGCCGCCGGAGACCTGAGCGGCGCGCCGCACCGCCTCCACCGACCCGCGCTCCGCTGTCCCGGCGTCGTACACCCCCGTGAGCTGGACCACCGTGCAGGGCGGCAGCCGGTCGAGCGCGGCCGCCATGTGGATCGTGGAGCGGCCCCAGGCCAGTCCCAGCACATCGCCCTCGGTGACGAGCTCACCGAGCAGGTCGGCCGCGACCTCGCCGAGGTTCTCCGGGTCGGGCGACTCGTCCTCGCCCTCGGACGGGGACTCCACGACCACGGCGTGCCGCAGTCCGTAGCGGGCGCGGAGCGCGTCGGAGCGCTCCGCGTCCAGCTCGGCGGGCACGCGGATCTCGATCCGTACGAGGTCGCGTTCGAGCGCGGTCTCCAGGACCCGGGCCACCTTGAAGCGGCTGACGCCGAACTCCTCCGCGATCTGGATCTTGGATTTGCCCTCGAGATAGAAGCGGCGGGCCATCGCCGCCGCCTGCACCAGCTCCGCGGGTCCCATCCGCAGGGCCGACCGTCCCGCCGACATAGCAGACACCGCGTTCTCCTCACTGCTGTTCACACTCCGGAACCGCCATCCTGACAGATCCGGGTGATGTTGATCAGCCCGGTAGGGCCCCGTTCACCGAGCTGTGGCTCAGTGGTTGCACGCCCAGGGTGCCGACGCGATCGTCCGGTCGGCCTGCTCTCGCAGCGACCGGACGGCCTGAGCCGGGTCCTCGGCTCCGTAGACGGCGGATCCGGCGACGAACACGTCGGCGCCCGCCTCCGCGCACCGCTCGATCGTGGCGTCGGAGACCCCGCCGTCGACCTGGAGCCACAGCTCCAGGCCGTGCTTGTTGATGAGCTCCCTGGTGCGGCGGATCTTCGGGAGCATGATGTCGAGGAAGGCCTGGCCGCCGAAGCCGGGTTCCACGGTCATGACCAGCAGCATGTCGAGCTCGGGGAGCAGGTCCTCGTACGGCTCGATGGGTGTGGCGGGCTTGAGCGCCATGGAGGCGCGCGCACCCTTGGCCCGGATCTCCCGCGCCAGCCGCACCGGCGCCGCGGCGGCCTCCACGTGGAAGGTGACGGACCCGGCACCGGCCTCGACGTACTGCGGGGCCCAGCGGTCCGGGTTCTCGATCATGAGATGGCAGTCCAGCGGGGTGTCCGTCGCCCGGCTCACCGACTCGACGACCGGAACGCCCAGCGTCAGATTGGGCACGAAGTGGTTGTCCATGACATCGACGTGGAGCCAGTCGGCGCCTTCGACCGCCTGCGCCTCCTCGGCGAGTCGGGCGAAGTCGGCGGACAGGATGCTGGGGTTGATCTGGGCCATGTGCCAAGACTGCCATGCTCCGGAGCACTTCCTGGCCTCGGAACGGACGGAAGACGTCCTTTCCGCGGTACCGCCGGCCGCGCGGGGCGCCCCAGTCACCATGATTCCGGCATTCCGCATCGTCCGGCCGCCCTCGCGCGGGCTTCGGGCAGGGACGCCCGGAAGCCGGGCCGTGCGCAAGAAGGGTGTGCCGTGCGGAGGGGTACGGAACCGGCCTCGCCCCGCCGCGGCGCACTGGTCAACCCCACCGGGCGCCCGACATCATGTCGCATACATGCCAATCACACGCTCGATGGCCGACCGTGCTCGACGGGGGTGCAGGTGTTCACGAACAGATCCTTGCTCAGACCGGTGTCGGCCGTGGC
It contains:
- a CDS encoding sugar-binding transcriptional regulator, which gives rise to MNSSEENAVSAMSAGRSALRMGPAELVQAAAMARRFYLEGKSKIQIAEEFGVSRFKVARVLETALERDLVRIEIRVPAELDAERSDALRARYGLRHAVVVESPSEGEDESPDPENLGEVAADLLGELVTEGDVLGLAWGRSTIHMAAALDRLPPCTVVQLTGVYDAGTAERGSVEAVRRAAQVSGGEAHPIYAPMLLPDPATAAALRNQTGIARAFEYFDKVTVACVSIGSWEPGISTVHDMLSDEERAHYASLGVAAEMSAHLFDADGRRVGRDLGERCITVEADRLRRIPEVVAIAGGQRKAAAIGAVLRSGLVTSLVTDTSAADYLLTESRPAPRPALERADPDD
- the rpe gene encoding ribulose-phosphate 3-epimerase is translated as MAQINPSILSADFARLAEEAQAVEGADWLHVDVMDNHFVPNLTLGVPVVESVSRATDTPLDCHLMIENPDRWAPQYVEAGAGSVTFHVEAAAAPVRLAREIRAKGARASMALKPATPIEPYEDLLPELDMLLVMTVEPGFGGQAFLDIMLPKIRRTRELINKHGLELWLQVDGGVSDATIERCAEAGADVFVAGSAVYGAEDPAQAVRSLREQADRTIASAPWACNH